From Camelina sativa cultivar DH55 chromosome 20, Cs, whole genome shotgun sequence, the proteins below share one genomic window:
- the LOC104769684 gene encoding probable glucuronokinase 2, which translates to MDTNTKPAGSDKVQDKGVFEHRSFARIGFLGNPSDVYFGRTISFTIGNFWASAKLEPSDHLLIKPHPFHDLVQFQSLDNLVYRLENDGYYGGVRLLMAICKVFCNYCKDNGIQLHDRNFTLSYDTNIPRQTGLSGSSAIVSAALSCLLDFYNVRQLIRIEVRPNIILNAEKELGIIAGLQDRVAQVYGGGLVHMDFSKEHMDKVGYGIYTIMDINLLPPLHLIYAENPSDSGKVHSTVRRRWLDGDEFIISSMAEVAKLAEEGRTALLKKDYPKLKELMNRNFDLRRSMFGDECLGAMNIEMVEVARKIGAGAKFTGSGGAVVAFCPDGPSQVKLLEEECRKSGFIVVPVQLVPTRLSSSDLKTLSDSKP; encoded by the exons ATGGATACCAATACGAAACCTGCGGGGTCTGACAAGGTTCAGGATAAGGGTGTGTTCGAGCATCGCTCGTTCGCTAGAATCGGGTTTCTGGGGAACCCTAGCGATGTTTACTTCGGGCGTACGATTTCATTCACCATTGGTAATTTCTGGGCGTCGGCTAAGCTTGAGCCATCTGATCATCTCTTGATCAAACCTCATCCATTTCATGATCTTGTCCAGTTTCAATCCCTCGACAACCTT gTTTATCGATTGGAAAATGACGGATACTATGGAGGTGTAAGGTTGCTAATGGCGATTTGTAAAGTATTCTGCAACTATTGCAAAGATAATGGAATACAACTTCATGATAGAAACTTCACTCTATCTTATGATACCAATATCCCAAGACAG ACAGGGCTTTCGGGTTCCAGTGCCATTGTATCTGCTGCTCTTAGCTGCCTTCTCGACTTCTACAATGTCAGGCAATTAATCAGAATCGAAGTCCGACCTAATATTATCCTTAACGCGGAGAAAGAACTTGGTATTATTGCAGGTCTTCAAGACCGTGTTGCGCAAGTCTATGGTGGTGGTCTTGTTCACATG GATTTTAGTAAAGAGCATATGGATAAAGTTGGATATGGGATTTACACTATAATGGATatcaatcttcttcctcctctgcatCTCATTTATGCTGAGAATCCTAGTGACTCTGGGAAG GTACATAGCACGGTTCGTAGAAGGTGGTTAGATGGTGATGAGTTTATAATATCATCCATGGCAGAAGTTGCAAAATTAGCAGAAGAAGGTCGAACTGCATTACTTAAAAAAGATTACCCCAAACTCAAGGAACTCATGAACCGTAACTTTGATCTTCGAAG gAGTATGTTTGGAGATGAATGTTTGGGAGCTATGAACATAGAAATGGTGGAAGTGGCACGTAAGATTGGCGCAGGTGCAAAGTTCACTGGAAGCGGAGGAGCTGTGGTTGCTTTCTGCCCTGACGGGCCATCTCAAGTTAAACTTCTTGAAGAAGAATGTCGGAAATCTGGATTTATAGTTGTGCCTGTACAGCTTGTGCCTACGCGTCTCAGTAGCTCTGATCTTAAAACTTTGTCAGATTCAAAGCCCTGA
- the LOC104769681 gene encoding uncharacterized protein LOC104769681 has protein sequence MAKSLNLTRLMSSSARMAMTSSPIFFSIKPRRNLHKPYLTSLYLSTTSTPYPLQYDLIINRPTQSSLSQNRRRPVKALESGSSPDSAAEPEFDSWVDNKLALEREQGRPGSKDPEMDKAKRKYYSKRRKRLYGSDSEDEGSSRRSDEGFVELKPEVVEFNRLHQREEELYFYDAFAYPWEKDKHYKMVYQLEKKYFPDQCLDKAFLQPGESGLKKGGDDSGKGRGKKRVVALGGKRNEVKRIGMEKCDEDDDKLVFFDEVKEGDKKKPEEEVVVTEKKVEQFFKGLTKPSSEKGVANGDGGGDGEPFLVTRNGELPPRWDGPNGTVLLVNKPKGWTSFTVCGKLRRLVKVKKVGHAGTLDPMATGLLIVCIGKATKVVDRYQGMIKGYSGVFRLGEATSTLDADSPVIQRESWEHIKDDDIKKALTSFLGEIWQVPPMFSAIKVGGEKMYEKARRGETVELSPRRISIFEFEIERSLDDRQNLIFRVICSKGTYIRSLCADLAKALGSCAHLTALRRDSIGEYSANDAWEFSELEAAITKNYF, from the exons ATGGCGAAATCTCTAAACTTGACAAGACTAATGTCATCTTCAGCAAGAATGGCTATGACTTCTTctcccatcttcttctcaatcaaACCAAGAAGAAACCTCCATAAACCCTACCTCACATCTCTTTACCTCTCCACAACATCTACACCATACCCACTTCAATACGACTTGATCATCAACCGTCCCACACAGTCTTCTCTCTCCCAAAACCGTCGTCGACCCGTTAAAGCTCTCGAATCCGGCTCCTCCCCTGACTCAGCAGCAGAGCCAGAGTTCGATTCGTGGGTCGACAATAAACTGGCTTTAGAGCGTGAACAGGGTCGACCCGGTTCAAAGGATCCGGAGATGGACAAGGCGAAGAGGAAGTATTATAgtaagaggaggaagagactATACGGGTCTGATTCAGAAGACGAGGGGAGCAGCAGGAGATCAGATGAAGGGTTTGTTGAATTGAAACCTGAAGTTGTTGAGTTTAATAGGTTACATCAGAGAGAAGAGGAGTTGTATTTTTATGATGCTTTTGCGTATCCATGGGAGAAAGATAAGCATTATAAGATGGTGTATCAGTTAGAGAAGAAGTATTTTCCTGATCAGTGTTTAGATAAGGCTTTTTTGCAACCTGGAGAGAGTGGTTTGAAGAAGGGTGGTGATGATTCTGGGAAAGGTAGAGGGAAGAAGAGAGTTGTAGCGCTTGGTGGGAAGAGAAATGAGGTTAAACGAATTGGTATGGAGAAATGTGATGAGGATGATGACAAGTTGGTGTTTTTTGATGAAGTCAAGGAGGGGGACAAGAAGAAGCCAGAGGAGGAGGTTGTTGTTACTGAGAAGAAAGTTGAACAGTTCTTTAAGGGTTTGACGAAACCATCCAGTGAGAAAGGTGTGGCTaatggtgatggtggtggtgatggagaGCCTTTTCTTGTTACGAGAAATGGTGAACTTCCTCCTAGATGGGATGGTCCTAATGGTACAGTGCTTTTGGTGAACAAACCAAAAG GATGGACTTCTTTCACTGTCTGTGGTAAGCTACGACGATTAGTCAAAGTGAAGAAG GTGGGTCATGCTGGAACACTTGATCCCATGGCTACTGGTTTATTAATTGTCTGCATTGGTAAAGCCACTAAGGTTGTTGACAG ATATCAAGGTATGATCAAAGGTTATAGTGGAGTTTTTCGTCTTGGTGAAGCCACTTCAACTTTAGACGCCGACTCTCCA GTGATTCAGCGAGAATCTTGGGAGCATATTAAAGATGATGACATTAAGAAAGCTTTAACATCATTTCTTGGAGAAATTTGGCAAGTTCCACCAATGTTCTCTGCGATAAAA GTTGGAGGTGAGAAGATGTACGAGAAGGCAAGAAGAGGAGAAACGGTAGAGCTGTCTCCAAGACGAATCTCAATTTTCGAGTTCGAAATCGAACGCAGTTTAGATGACAG acaaaatcttatttttcGGGTTATTTGCTCTAAGGGTACCTACATTAGATCCCTCTGTGCAGATCTTGCTAAAGCTCTTGGAAG TTGTGCTCACCTCACTGCTCTTCGGCGAGATTCAATCG GCGAATATTCTGCGAACGATGCTTGGGAATTCAGTGAATTAGAAGCAGCAATCACCAAAAACTACTTCTAG